A region from the Musa acuminata AAA Group cultivar baxijiao chromosome BXJ1-10, Cavendish_Baxijiao_AAA, whole genome shotgun sequence genome encodes:
- the LOC135594954 gene encoding dof zinc finger protein DOF3.7-like, with protein sequence MIQERLGGVVEEKNISHPGGLLIDHSSSSSPTSSVSSQSQSSSSSSLSSAASEQQQQQQNNLRCPRCDSTNTKFCYYNNYNLAQPRHFCKTCRRYWTKGGALRNVPIGGGCRKSKVAPAIALAGGYGRSGATKTKPAPSDLFLRSNLTSGLDNELPSGPILCAPPHTSHLMTLFRSTTVQNPNPNLNSATHRALFGATTVAEQEGTLHAHSLSLDPLSHLGLCASLCRNNNSYSYQQQPQQQQPQQNNNITDIQDLCHRLKSSSSCYNDQLQTVANDVGSFDPSSCSTAASVITAAGMATSSPTPIMEHIRHSLGEFGHWNQALAWPDLPTPNVAFH encoded by the coding sequence ATGATCCAAGAGAGGTTGGGTGGGGTGGTGGAGGAGAAGAACATCTCCCACCCCGGAGGCCTTCTGATCGATCACTCCTCCTCGTCTTCCCCCACTTCTTCTGTTTCCTCTCAGTCGCAGTCATCATCCTCATCGTCGCTGTCGTCGGCCGCttcggagcagcagcagcagcagcagaacaaCCTCCGTTGTCCGCGGTGCGATtccaccaacaccaagttctgctactacaacaactacaaccTCGCCCAGCCGCGCCACTTCTGCAAGACCTGCCGCCGGTACTGGACCAAGGGTGGTGCGCTCCGCAACGTCCCCATCGGCGGTGGCTGCCGCAAGAGTAAGGTGGCGCCCGCCATCGCCCTGGCCGGGGGTTACGGTCGGTCAGGCGCCACCAAGACGAAGCCGGCGCCGTCGGACCTCTTCCTGAGGTCAAACCTGACCTCTGGTCTGGATAACGAGCTGCCATCCGGCCCGATACTGTGCGCTCCCCCACATACTTCCCACCTGATGACCCTTTTCAGGTCCACCACCGTCcaaaaccccaaccctaacctcaATTCTGCAACCCATAGGGCCTTGTTTGGTGCCACCACAGTGGCCGAGCAAGAAGGCACACTGCATGCACACAGCCTGAGCTTGGACCCTTTAAGTCATCTCGGTTTATGTGCTTCACTGTGCAGGAACAACAACAGCTACTCATACCAGCAacagccgcagcagcagcagcctcaGCAAAACAACAACATCACAGATATCCAAGATCTGTGCCACAGGCTAAAATCCTCGTCTAGTTGCTATAACGATCAGTTGCAGACAGTAGCGAACGACGTCGGCAGCTTCGATCCTTCTTCTTGTTCCACTGCTGCTTCTGTGATTACCGCGGCTGGCATGGCCACGAGTTCTCCAACTCCTATCATGGAGCACATCAGACACTCTCTCGGCGAATTTGGTCACTGGAATCAGGCTTTGGCGTGGCCCGATTTGCCCACTCCTAATGTCGCATTCCACTAA
- the LOC135595419 gene encoding kinesin-like protein KIN-12F, producing the protein MLRDLRIFRRNSNTGKAPASESNNENLPVDPSGSSTSQLESDPSRAPLITIQEPVQNPKPGLDQGAVSRRKPETTHFRSQVKGSDSSRLPFRTPEKMVSRQRFGWGLKGEPGMSDADNGDDLCYEGPSSQLPPLSRGGSICSGGGFGLITPRMYRTGAKASSAHSDCSSTQSTPTKSVTKPPNSGFSNSRPPVSARTRTMSIGTPRTTPSFATVAHSSEVPHFELKEDPSFWMDHNVQVVIRVRPLSSTEKSLQGLHRCLKQESAHNISWIGQPETRFTFDYVACETINQEMLFRVAGLPMVENCMSGYNSCVFAYGQTGSGKTYTMLGEIGELEVKPSLNRGMTPRIFEFLFARIKAEEESRRDEKLKYSCKCSFLEIYNEQITDLLDPTSSNLLLREDIRKGVYVENLTEYVVENVNDILNLLIQGAANRKVAATNMNRESSRSHSVFTCIIECRWEKDSTVNLRFARLNLVDLAGSERQKTSGAEGERLKEAANINKSLSTLGHVIMVLADVAHGKHRHVPYRDSRLTFLLQDSLGGNSKTMIIANVSPSICSANETLSTLKFAQRARLIQNNAVVNEDASGDVIALRHQIHLLKEELSVLKRQNVSRSLSFRNAIFENRTSEVCDEYVVEKLPEVPEANDDEFQTDEGVDSIRVSMKQLKSLEAILAGALRREKMADTTIKKLQAEIEQLNRLVRQREDDTQSTKMMLKFREDKIRRMENLLEGQMPVDSYLMEEKHALSEEVQLLRARVDKNPEVTRFALENIRLLDQLRRFQDFYQEGERELLLAEVIELRNKLMQVFDGKSKLDQHLKSDMETPTVGNPQFACSSRDNESLLVELNKTHQELKSCKSELQSCLEINERLTREISNLRVELNNFRSANHVQHVNLKHRDIDMLELPQMDTQVCEKKECSHEHMMEHAEEILNLQLELDILKTILAEEKSSFVEVEERANHTKNELKSANGRILYMGKQYEDINNELKDARSIIEALESEHILLINEMEEVRERCNQQKEILNKQEQEIFLLRNQSGLCPSEIEKQSTVQEELRNIPHGNYENEGSPLQVKLKKMQASLEKARDLNMRCQSDQVSQTSLEQEMDEVRRQVEIETAEVIVCLQEELAALQKQADGSKQNELIAKQNLIGLQTELKELQVRLHVMTEENEKLGDLIEEKDSDLRSLTEDWERLACEIADILVDGNMSLEEATDQVDSISDSFPKRSWIGEQIERIIKGISERDLLIEELQKCLEEAQNIRCDMEWKLRSLRGATLAITEAQQQESNDKEQEILRLTTEITEKMFTINELENTIEVQEEQIKKAELNATVAFMTVNKLSEMNEAHLQEIAHVKLLLEESKEVISNKDSLLHHQISMHADADKEIHALSMQLNQSQEHIAELQKLSQNQERARELEQMKKEEEDVVLSVMVEDLLKAKRIINDFKAGMTTQQSCASVSSEQDNGHTLQSSGDYTVDSEQYITEDQMKIEAVQSVMNFEQQPVASMLCVNSEKLLTDIGHKSTCENVLEYSHDRQSNILHLQKELVIALDHLQYVQTQMVQMLKEKEEIKISEKLNHTSIEKLTIDVLQLKSEITEKERKFELGLLQLENKLRAVEKNTMESNTRWQKTKEALELDVSDAKTIAAHKTIEATNLLTKIEEAQGTMRDADIMVNMLLQANETAKCDIERLQNSETMLCYEKNLLIDEVQHLQSSLHIKEKEYTSLEKNFESNLIEARGLVLELEDSCRNLQTAFAEKFESLACDLDWIKSNLQDYTESIRSCLEKTWSEIIRKDCALSVLHLCHMGILIERITGLNMENGFLQHGLCKSNTLIADLSERNVKAKEELEICSVLKGKLLVDINNSFNRIAKKEDETAEFRTRLNFFEKEILQLQSQEESMLARSNSMGTELAVLVKELDDNNMNTLTALLGQDKLLKEKEVLSKELDDMTRLLHEAHRVNEMFMDSLRGELALLTDEPHPKIQMKVDVPIISNMGFSNESKLLKKLMNYKFESILTDSFAKDIEFLVVVSELEQNAIKCDQMASHVSKLEKENDTLSSVIEKVSIELILSKIDGDLKSKEIHSLHKENEKMRNAKEKLQEDHLRVTKELQDKICSLESLVTCIEMDLDRKEVKLEEMVNSHTVISKELEAKSEFYEIQKERTKILRSENETLKKKFLEFVSEKDEAIQMLGCSLRHGSDLALSMGVVMSRLLHEIAGLFVLIMDRMHQENFEHKKLASKFIDDIDFLENSIKSLLSENSSLRSDLIHKDEVAKGILFDLRLLQESASIAKDQEDELKQMAATMESLEDELASRSCELDEAIVLGKTVEGELIEKNDKILALELELAEKLATINSISVENIELKSHLQQVSAVKSAIQEELNGKLLVTGRLEDEILTMSTFIGERNHLIEDLQGGIAKLKEERDHLSTEVHVLKEKLDMAQALAEENEAIATEARQIAEVRKAYVEEKEEEVKLLERSVEELECTVFALENKVDIVRAEAEKHRLQREEIEMELHTMRDQLSQKNIQVLQKEIAKRDTEILQFKSHISELNMHAEAQAREYKQKFMELEAMAQQVNMDPASSNSASLTSTKSEKGAAKPRGSSSPFKCIGLGLVQQMNSEKDEELTAARRKIEELESLAASRQKEIFMLNTRLAQAESMTHDVIRDLLGVKLDMTSLLDEPEMPKVETARVHNNESQKKDQEVIKLRKELNEFIQERQSWLHEIKLRHTEMVDARMMAEKLRQREQFISTENEMLKVENTKYKKRIVDLEDELKKFSDQQNLQHRIHHHAKIKEENTLLKMENEDLNVRLRRSEEVLLRVKEELARYRSSFGKDPCIDFDEEEQLRMKLQESEEERIHLAQKLLNLCTCILKVAGLTDPTTNISPSAAEDAAYHLKDRINSLENEIEDLKLKCKLLHENIRLYEIRQQFSPQQTKTNDNFLSS; encoded by the exons ATGTTGAGAGATCTGAGGATTTTCCGCCGGAATTCGAACACTGGTAAGGCTCCCGCCTCGGAGAGCAACAATGAGAACCTCCCCGTGGATCCTTCGGGTTCTTCGACTTCGCAGCTGGAATCCGATCCATCTCGAGCCCCTCTGATCACGATCCAAGAGCCGGTGCAAAACCCTAAGCCGGGGTTGGATCAAGGAGCAGTTTCGAGGAGGAAGCCGGAAACAACCCACTTCAGGAGCCAGGTGAAGGGTTCGGATTCGTCCCGGTTGCCGTTCCGCACCCCAGAGAAAATGGTAAGCCGGCAAAGGTTTGGTTGGGGCCTCAAGGGTGAGCCGGGAATGAGTGACGCGGACAATGGTGACGATTTATGCTACGAAGGTCCCAGCAGCCAACTTCCGCCACTAAGCCGTGGCGGAAGCATATGTTCTGGAGGTGGATTTGGTTTGATCACTCCTCGTATGTATAGGACGGGTGCGAAGGCATCATCGGCGCATTCAGATTGCAGTTCTACTCAGAGCACTCCAACGAAGAGTGTTACGAAGCCTCCAAACTCTGGTTTCAGCAACTCCCGTCCTCCCGTTAGTGCAAGGACTCGAACAATGAGCATTGGAACACCAAGAACAACACCGTCATTTGCCACTGTTGCACATTCATCTGAAGTGCCGCACTTTGAACTCAAGGAGGATCCATCATTCTGGATGGATCATAATGTGCAG GTTGTCATTCGTGTTCGTCCTCTCAGTAGCACAGAGAAAAGCCTGCAAGGTCTCCACAGATGCTTGAAGCAAGAAAGTGCACACAACATCAGTTGGATTGGTCAACCAGAAACCCGATTTACGTTTGACTATGTTGCATGTGAAACAATCAATCAG GAGATGCTTTTTCGAGTTGCTGGTTTGCCAATGGTCGAGAATTGCATGTCGGGTTACAATAGCTGTGTCTTTGCATATGGCCag ACTGGAAGTGGGAAGACATATACGATGCTTGGTGAAATTGGAGAACTGGAAGTGAAACCTAGCCTGAACCGTGGAATGACACCAAGAATATTTGAATTTTTGTTTGCGAGAATTAAAGCG GAGGAAGAAAGCAGGAGGGATGAAAAACTTAAATATAGCTGCAAATGTTCCTTCCTTGAGATTTACAATGAACAAATTACTGATCTTCTTGATCCCACCTCTAGCAATCTGCTT CTGCGAGAAGATATCAGGAAGGGTGTCTATGTTGAAAATCTTACGGAGTATGTAGTCGAGAATGTCAATGACATTCTAAATCTTCTTATACAG GGTGCTGCAAATAGGAAAGTGGCAGCTACAAATATGAACCGTGAGAGCAGCCGTTCGcacagtgtttttacttgcataaTTGAGTGTAGATGGGAAAAAGATTCAACTGTAAACTTACGTTTTGCAAGACTAAATCTTGTTGATCTAGCGGGTTCCGAAAG GCAGAAAACTTCAGGTGCTGAAGGTGAACGCCTAAAGGAAGCTGCAAATATTAACAAATCCTTATCGACACTTGG TCATGTTATAATGGTTCTTGCTGATGTGGCTCATGGGAAGCACAGACATGTTCCTTACAGGGACTCAAGGCTCACATTTCTTCTCCAA GATTCTTTGGGTGGCAACTCCAAAACTATGATAATTGCAAATGTCAGCCCTTCGATATG CTCTGCTAATGAGACTCTAAGTACCCTTAAGTTTGCTCAGCGAGCAAGACTGATACAGAACAAT GCTGTCGTCAATGAAGATGCTTCAGGAGATGTCATTGCATTACGACATCAAATACATTTACTAAAG GAGGAGCTTTCAGTTCTTAAGCGTCAAAATGTCTCAAGATCTCTATCGTTTCGTAATGCAATTTTTGAAAATCGTACGAGTGAAGTTTGTGACGAATATGTTGTGGAGAAATTGCCAGAAGTTCCTGAAGCAAATGATGATGAGTTCCAGACAGATGAAGGTGTGGACAGCATAAGAGTTTCGATGAAGCAG TTGAAGTCCTTGGAAGCTATACTAGCTGGTGCACTGCGAAGAGAAAAAATGGCAGACACTACAATTAAGAAACTCCAAGCTGAAATTGAGCAGTTGAACCGCTTA GTTCGTCAGAGAGAGGATGACACTCAAAGCACCAAAATGATGCTGAAGTTTCGGGAGGACAAGATTCGCCGAATGGAAAATCTTCTGGAAGGCCAGATGCCAGTTGACTCATATTTAATGGAAGAAAAACATGCCCTCTCCGAGGAGGTACAATTGCTTCGTGCAAGAGTCGATAAGAATCCTGAAGTGACACGCTTTGCATTGGAAAACATCAGGCTCTTAGACCAACTGCGTAG GTTCCAGGACTTCTAtcaagaaggagagagagaacTTTTATTAGCTGAAGTAATTGAGTTGCGCAACAAG CTTATGCAAGTGTTTGATGGAAAATCTAAGCTTGATCAGCACCTAAAGTCAGACATGGAAACCCCA ACCGTTGGAAATCCCCAATTTGCTTGTTCATCCAGAGATAACGAATCATTGTTAGTGGAG TTAAACAAGACCCATCAGGAGTTAAAAAGCTGCAAGAGTGAACTTCAGTCTTGCTTAGAAATAAATGAAAGGCTCACTAG GGAGATAAGCAATCTGCGAGTTGAATTAAATAATTTTAGGTCTGCAAACCATGTTCAACATGTCAACCTCAAGCATAGAGACATT GATATGTTAGAGTTACCCCAAATGGACACTCAGGTCTGTGAAAAGAAAGAATGCTCGCATGAACATATGATGGAACATGCTGAGGAAATTCTGAATTTGCAGCTGGAGTTGGATATACTGAAGACAATCCTAGCAGAGGAGAAGTCATCTTTCGTAGAGGTAGAGGAAAGAGCTAATCATACAAAGAATGAACTTAAATCAGCAAATGGAAGGATTTTATATATGGGTAAGCAGTATGAAGACATAAATAATGAACTGAAAGATGCAAGATCCATCATTGAAGCACTTGAATCAGAACATATTCTGTTGATAAATGAGATGGAAGAAGTAAGGGAAAGGTGCAATCAACAAAAGGAGATTTTAAATAAACAAGAGCAGGAGATATTTCTACTGAGAAACCAGTCTGGTCTCTGTCCCAGTGAGATAGAGAAACAGTCCACTGTTCAAGAGGAGCTTAGGAACATTCCACATGGAAATTATGAAAATGAGGGTTCCCCTTTGCAAGTGAAACTGAAAAAAATGCAAGCTTCTCTTGAAAAGGCAAGAGATCTGAACATGAGGTGCCAAAGTGATCAGGTATCTCAAACATCTCTTGAACAAGAAATGGATGAAGTCCGGAGACAAGTTGAGATTGAGACTGCTGAGGTGATTGTCTGCTTGCAAGAAGAACTTGCTGCACTTCAAAAACAGGCAGATGGCAGCAAACAAAATGAGTTGATCGCTAAACAAAACTTGATTGGACTACAAACAGAGTTGAAAGAGCTACAAGTAAGGTTGCATGTGATGACTGAGGAAAACGAAAAGCTAGGAGACTTGATTGAAGAGAAAGACAGCGATCTTAGGTCACTGACTGAAGACTGGGAAAGATTAGCATGTGAGATTGCTGACATTCTTGTCGATGGAAATATGTCTCTTGAAGAAGCTACTGATCAGGTAGATTCCATCTCTGATTCCTTTCCTAAAAGAAGTTGGATAGGTGAGCAAATTGAGAGGATAATTAAGGGCATTTCAGAAAGAGATCTGCTTATTGAAGAACTTCAGAAATGCTTGGAGGAGGCACAGAATATAAGGTGTGATATGGAATGGAAGTTGAGGTCCTTAAGGGGAGCAACACTTGCTATAACTGAAGCTCAACAACAGGAAAGTAATGATAAAGAACAAGAGATTCTTCGTTTGACCACAGAGATAACAGAGAAGATGTTTACTATAAATGAATTAGAAAATACTATTGAAGTGCAGGAAGAACAAATCAAGAAAGCTGAGCTAAATGCAACTGTTGCATTCATGACTGTGAACAAGTTATCTGAGATGAATGAAGCCCATCTTCAGGAGATTGCACATGTAAAGCTCCTGCTTGAGGAGTCTAAAGAAGTTATTTCTAATAAGGATTCCCTATTACATCATCAAATTTCTATGCACGCTGATGCAGATAAAGAAATTCATGCCCTTAGCATGCAGTTAAATCAGTCTCAGGAGCATATTGCTGAACTACAGAAGCTTTCTCAAAACCAGGAAAGGGCACGAGAATTGGAACAaatgaagaaggaagaagaggatgttGTTTTATCTGTTATGGTAGAAGATTTACTGAAAGCTAAGAGAATTATCAATGATTTTAAAGCCGGAATGACTACACAACAATCTTGTGCAAGTGTTTCATCTGAACAGGACAATGGCCACACATTACAGAGTTCTGGAGATTATACTGTTGACAGTGAACAATACATCACTGAGGACCAA ATGAAGATTGAAGCTGTCCAATCTGTTATGAATTTTGAGCAACAACCTGTTGCAAGCATGTTGTGTGTTAACTCTGAAAAATTATTGACTGATATTGGGCATAAATCTACTTGTGAAAATGTGTTGGAGTATTCTCACGATAGACAGTCCAATATTCTTCATCTGCAGAAGGAACTAGTGATTGCACTTGACCACCTACAGTATGTACAAACTCAAATGGTACAAATGctcaaggaaaaagaagaaattaaGATATCTGAGAAACTAAATCATACAAGTATTGAAAAACTTACAATCGATGTTCTTCAATTGAAATCTGAAATcactgaaaaagaaagaaaatttgaaCTTGGGTTGCTACAGTTGGAAAATAAGCTtcgagcagttgagaaaaatacaATGGAATCTAATACAAGATGGCAAAAAACCAAAGAG GCACTTGAGCTTGATGTCAGTGATGCAAAAACCATTGCAGCCCACAAAACAATTGAGGCCACTAATCTTCTAACAAAGATTGAGGAGGCTCAAGGAACAATGCGAGATGCTGATATCATGGTTAACATGCTGTTACAAGCAAATGAAACCGCAAAATGTGATATAGAAAGACTTCAGAACAGTGAGACCATGTTATGCTATGAAAAGAACCTTTTAATTGATGAGGTACAGCATTTGCAATCTTCCCTTCACATTAAGGAGAAAGAATATACATCCTTGGAAAAGAATTTTGAATCAAACCTTATAGAGGCTAGGGGTTTAGTTCTAGAGCTAGAAGATAGCTGCAGGAATCTACAGACTGCTTTTGCTGAGAAATTTGAGTCTCTAGCATGTGATCTTGATTGGATAAAGTCCAATCTTCAAGATTACACAGAGTCAATAAGAAGCTGTTTGGAAAAGACTTGGTCAGAAATTATCAGAAAAGATTGTGCTCTATCTGTATTACACCTTTGTCACATGGGAATTTTAATAGAGAGAATAACTGGTCTGAACATGGAGAATGGTTTCCTTCAACATGGGCTGTGCAAGTCTAATACTTTAATTGCTGATTTGAGTGAACGCAATGTTAAAGCAAAAGAAGAACTTGAAATATGTAGTGTTCTTAAGGGTAAGTTACTAGTGGACATCAACAACAGTTTCAATCGCATTGCAAAAAAGGAAGATGAAACTGCTGAGTTCAGGACCAGGCTGAATTTTTTTGAAAAGGAAATTTTGCAATTACAATCACAAGAAGAATCAATGTTAGCTAGGTCAAACTCAATGGGCACTGAACTTGCAGTCTTGGTGAAAGAGTTGGATGACAATAACATGAACACCCTAACAGCCTTGTTAGGGCAGGACAAACTTCTAAAGGAAAAAGAAGTACTTAGCAAGGAGCTAGATGATATGACAAGGCTGTTGCATGAGGCCCACAGAGTTAATGAAATGTTCATGGATTCACTTAGAGGAGAGTTAGCTCTGCTTACTGATGAACCACatcctaaaattcaaatgaaagtAGATGTCCCTATAATCAGTAACATGGGATTCTCCAATGAATCTAAACTACTAAAGAAGCTTATGAATTATAAATTTGAATCTATCCTGACCGATTCATTTGCTAAAGATATTGAATTCCTTGTTGTTGTTTCAGAACTGGAGCAGAATGCAATCAAGTGTGATCAGATGGCTTCACATGtatcaaaattagaaaaagagaATGATACTCTGAGTTCTGTTATCGAGAAAGTTAGCATCGAATTAATCCTTAGTAAAATTGATGGTGATTTAAAATCTAAAGAAATACATTCGTTACACAAGGaaaatgaaaagatgaggaatgCAAAAGAGAAGCTGCAAGAAGATCATTTAAGAGTCACAAAAGAGTTACAGGACAAGATTTGCTCCCTGGAAAGTCTTGTTACCTGCATAGAGATGGATTTAGATAGGAAGGAAGTCAAACTAGAGGAAATGGTAAACTCTCATACTGTCATATCAAAGGAACTTGAAGCAAAAAGTGAATTCTATGAAATCCAAAAGGAGAGAACCAAGATCTTAAGGTCTGAGAATGAGACattgaaaaaaaaattcctaGAATTTGTATCTGAGAAAGATGAAGCTATTCAAATGCTTGGTTGTAGTCTTAGACATGGCTCTGATTTAGCTCTGTCAATGGGTGTTGTTATGAGTAGATTATTACATGAAATAGCTGGCCTATTTGTTCTTATAATGGATAGGAtgcatcaagaaaattttgagcaCAAAAAGTTGGCATCtaaatttattgatgacatagatTTCTTGGAGAACTCTATTAAAAGCCTATTGTCTGAGAATTCTTCTCTCCGATCAGATCTGATACATAAAGATGAAGTTGCAAAAGGAATTTTGTTTGATTTGAGACTATTACAGGAGTCAGCATCTATTGCAAAGGACCAGGAGGATGAACTCAAACAGATGGCTGCTACAATGGAGTCTTTAGAAGACGAGTTAGCATCCAGATCATGTGAACTTGATGAGGCTATTGTTCTTGGAAAGACAGTAGAAGGTGAATTGATAgagaaaaatgataaaatattggcTCTTGAGCTTGAGCTTGCTGAAAAACTTGCGACGATAAACTCAATATCTGTAGAAAATATTGAGTTGAAGTCTCACTTGCAGCAAGTCTCGGCGGTGAAAAGTGCTATACAGGAAGAGCTAAATGGGAAATTATTAGTTACTGGAAGATTGGAAGATGAAATACTTACTATGAGCACTTTCATTGGTGAAAGAAATCATTTAATTGAAGATTTGCAGGGTGGCATAGCAAAACTCAAAGAAGAAAGAGATCATCTCAGTACTGAGGTGCATGTCTTGAAAGAAAAGTTGGACATGGCACAAGCCCTTGCTGAAGAAAATGAAGCTATTGCTACAGAAGCTCGCCAG ATAGCAGAAGTGAGGAAAGCTTAtgttgaagaaaaagaagaagaggtcaAGCTCTTAGAGAGGTCTGTTGAGGAGCTTGAATGCACAGTTTTTGCACTGGAAAACAAG GTCGATATTGTTAGAGCGGAAGCAGAAAAACATCGATTGCAGAGAGAAGAGATAGAAATGGAGCTTCATACAATGAGAGATCAGTTGTCCCAGAAGAATATACAAGTTCTTCAGAAGGAAATTGCAAAAAGAGATACAGAG ATTCTCCAATTCAAATCTCACATCTCTGAGCTGAATATGCATGCAGAGGCACAAGCCAGAGAGTATAAACAAAAG TTTATGGAATTGGAGGCCATGGCTCAACAAGTTAACATGGATCCTGCATCATCCAATTCTGCAAGCTTGACATCAACAAAATCAGAAAAAGGTGCAGCGAAGCCTAGGGGTTCAAGTTCTCCTTTTAAGTGCATTGGCTTGGGATTGGTACAACAAATGAATTCTGAGAAGGATGAGGAGCTAACTGCAGCGAGGCGTAAGATTGAGGAGCTCGAATCATTAGCTGCAAGCCGACAGAAAGAG ATCTTCATGTTGAACACAAGACTGGCGCAAGCAGAGAGCATGACACATGATGTTATTCGGGATCTGCTAGGGGTCAAGTTGGACATGACA TCATTGTTAGACGAACCTGAAATGCCAAAGGTAGAGACAGCTCGAGTCCACAATAATGAATCCCAGAAAAAG GATCAAGAGGTGATCAAGCTTAGGAAAGAGCTTAATGAATTTATTCAAGAGAGGCAAAG CTGGTTGCATGAGATAAAGCTAAGGCATACGGAAATGGTAGATGCACGAATGATGGCGGAAAAGCTTCGACAGCGAGAACAGTTTATTAGCACTGAAAATGAAATGCTGAAG GTTGAAAATACAAAATATAAGAAGAGGATTGTGGATCTTGAAGATGAACTCAAAAAGTTTTCGGACCAGCAAAATCTCCAGCACCGTATTCATCACCATGCAAAAATTAAG GAAGAGAACACTTTGTTGAAGATGGAGAATGAAGACTTGAATGTCAGATTAAGGCGATCAGAGGAGGTTCTTCTACGAGTGAAGGAAGAACTTGCTCGCTACCGATCGTCTTTCGGAAAGGATCCGTGCATTGACTTTGATGAAGAGGAACAGCTAAGGATGAAACTACAG GAAAGCGAAGAGGAAAGGATACacttagctcaaaagctattgaaTTTGTGCACCTGCATTTTAAAG GTTGCTGGGTTGACTGATCCCACAACCAATATAAGCCCCTCTGCTGCAGAAGATGCagcctatcatctcaaggaccgtaTCAATTCATTGGAAAATGAAATAGAAGACCTGAAACTAAAG TGTAAACTACTCCATGAGAACATCCGACTGTATGAGATTCGGCAACAGTTTTCCCCGCAGCAAACAAAGACAAATGACAATTTCCTGTCCTCATGA